In one Niallia taxi genomic region, the following are encoded:
- a CDS encoding HD domain-containing protein codes for MNIIQLTEEFVKDKLKGDVSGHDWHHIDRVRNAALFLCKQENDGNSFIIELAALLHDVADAKLNESKEEGQRLLEQFVESLPIINNEKKEILSAIATVSFSGGNNEKARTKEAQIVQDADRLDAIGAIGIARTFAYGGKSGSPIYNPAANIRKSMTEEEYRSGDSSSIQHFYEKLLKLKGLLHTDSAKIIAEKRHKLMEDYLKEFYKEWNGNYEEYFS; via the coding sequence ATGAATATCATTCAATTAACAGAAGAATTTGTGAAGGATAAGTTGAAAGGTGATGTGTCGGGGCATGACTGGCATCATATTGATAGAGTCAGGAATGCGGCGCTTTTCCTATGTAAACAAGAAAACGATGGTAATTCATTTATTATAGAGCTGGCTGCATTACTCCATGATGTGGCAGATGCAAAATTGAACGAATCTAAGGAGGAAGGTCAGCGTTTGCTTGAGCAGTTCGTAGAGAGCCTTCCTATTATAAATAACGAAAAAAAGGAAATTCTTTCTGCAATAGCGACAGTCTCCTTTAGTGGTGGAAACAATGAAAAGGCTCGAACGAAAGAAGCGCAAATTGTTCAGGATGCAGACAGACTAGATGCAATTGGAGCAATTGGCATTGCGAGAACCTTTGCTTATGGAGGGAAGTCGGGGAGTCCCATTTATAATCCAGCAGCAAATATTCGCAAAAGCATGACAGAAGAGGAATATCGCAGCGGCGATTCTAGCTCCATTCAGCATTTTTATGAAAAGCTTCTAAAATTAAAAGGGTTGCTTCATACCGATTCGGCAAAGATTATCGCGGAAAAACGGCACAAGCTGATGGAGGATTATTTGAAAGAATTCTATAAAGAATGGAATGGTAATTATGAAGAGTATTTCAGTTGA
- a CDS encoding ABC-F family ATP-binding cassette domain-containing protein, with the protein MKSISVENLTKTYGEKELFHSISFAISEKERVGLIGINGTGKSSLLKIVAGIDLPDEGEIIAPKDYRIAYSSQSPDSDPDMTVLDYVYTGDAPVWKIVRNYEEILLKLETDPENNKLHSELFDVQKRMDAHNGWDVHTNTKTVLTKLDVNFYDKKIGELSGGQKKRVSLAQVLIQEPDLLILDEPTNHLDFEAVKWLEDYLGKFNGALLLVTHDRYFLDRVTNRMFELEGGNLYSYKGNYAEFLQAKAIREENEAATIDKQKNLFRRELEWIRRGAKARSTKQKARIQRFEELDDKLSSVSEKGKLDISLKGSRLGKQVFELVSATKSFGNKMILKDFNLLVKPGDRIGIIGHNGTGKSTLLNILAGKIPLDTGDYIIGQTVKTAYYTQENEEMDLSKRMIEYLKETAEIIETTDGKTISAAQMLERFLFPPHTHGTIIGKLSGGERRRLYLLKILMDEPNVLLLDEPTNDLDTQTLMVLEDYLDEFKGVVITVSHDRYFLDKVAHELLILQGNGHIGSYYGNYTEYLQAEKQKEQAEKAVKEKPKQQEQPKQKKAKLSYNEQREWETIDSDIEACENRLEELEKEMESIGSDFEKANALLKEQAEQNEKLEHLIERWSYLSEIAEG; encoded by the coding sequence ATGAAGAGTATTTCAGTTGAGAATTTAACAAAAACATATGGGGAAAAAGAATTATTTCATTCCATATCTTTTGCGATAAGTGAAAAAGAAAGAGTAGGGCTAATCGGTATTAATGGTACAGGAAAATCATCGCTTTTGAAAATCGTTGCAGGAATTGATTTGCCTGATGAAGGAGAAATTATTGCTCCAAAGGATTATCGGATAGCTTATTCGTCCCAAAGCCCTGACAGTGATCCGGATATGACGGTTTTAGATTATGTCTATACAGGAGACGCTCCTGTTTGGAAGATAGTCCGAAACTATGAAGAAATTTTGCTTAAGCTCGAAACAGACCCGGAAAACAATAAGCTTCATAGTGAACTGTTTGACGTTCAAAAAAGAATGGATGCACATAATGGTTGGGATGTTCACACGAACACAAAAACTGTATTGACAAAGCTGGATGTCAATTTTTACGACAAAAAAATCGGGGAGCTATCAGGTGGTCAGAAAAAGCGTGTCTCCCTTGCACAGGTTCTTATCCAAGAACCAGATTTGCTTATACTAGATGAGCCTACAAACCATCTTGACTTTGAAGCAGTTAAGTGGCTGGAGGATTATTTAGGGAAATTTAATGGAGCACTGCTGTTAGTTACACATGACCGCTATTTCTTAGATCGGGTTACAAACCGGATGTTTGAGCTTGAAGGTGGCAATCTTTACAGCTATAAAGGAAACTATGCTGAATTCCTCCAAGCAAAAGCAATTAGGGAAGAGAATGAAGCAGCTACGATCGACAAACAGAAAAATTTGTTTAGAAGAGAGCTAGAATGGATTCGCAGGGGTGCTAAAGCTCGTTCCACTAAACAAAAGGCTAGAATTCAGCGCTTTGAAGAGCTGGATGACAAGCTTTCGTCCGTTTCTGAAAAAGGAAAGCTCGATATTTCTTTAAAAGGCAGCAGATTGGGTAAACAGGTTTTTGAGCTTGTTTCTGCTACTAAATCGTTCGGAAATAAAATGATATTAAAGGATTTTAATCTGCTTGTAAAGCCTGGTGACAGAATTGGAATTATCGGCCATAACGGTACAGGTAAATCAACATTGTTGAATATCCTTGCAGGCAAGATTCCGTTAGATACAGGCGATTATATTATCGGCCAAACCGTAAAAACCGCTTATTATACGCAGGAAAATGAGGAAATGGATCTAAGTAAGCGAATGATTGAGTATTTAAAGGAAACAGCTGAAATCATTGAAACAACGGATGGAAAAACGATTTCTGCAGCTCAAATGCTGGAAAGATTCTTGTTTCCGCCACACACACACGGGACAATCATCGGTAAGCTTTCTGGTGGAGAAAGAAGAAGACTGTATTTGCTGAAAATATTGATGGACGAACCAAATGTTCTTCTTCTCGATGAGCCGACAAATGATTTGGATACTCAAACCTTGATGGTTTTAGAGGATTATTTAGATGAATTTAAGGGTGTTGTCATAACTGTATCCCATGACCGCTATTTCCTTGATAAAGTCGCACATGAGCTTCTAATCTTGCAAGGAAATGGGCATATTGGAAGCTATTATGGCAATTACACAGAATATCTGCAAGCAGAAAAGCAAAAAGAGCAGGCTGAAAAAGCAGTGAAGGAAAAGCCGAAGCAGCAGGAACAGCCAAAGCAGAAGAAAGCAAAACTAAGCTATAATGAACAAAGAGAATGGGAAACGATTGATAGTGATATTGAGGCATGTGAAAACCGTCTTGAAGAATTAGAAAAGGAAATGGAAAGCATAGGAAGCGACTTTGAGAAGGCGAATGCTCTCCTGAAGGAACAAGCGGAACAAAATGAAAAATTGGAGCATTTAATTGAGCGTTGGAGCTATCTTTCTGAAATTGCAGAAGGTTAA
- a CDS encoding conserved virulence factor C family protein, with product MKILAIEPTPSPNTMKINLNEELPMGKSNNYKKENAEHAPQVIQDILSIEGIRGVYHVADFLAVERNAKYDWKELLSKVRNAFGEEADSTENGQEINDHFGEIKVLVQMYKGIPMQIKLTDGAEEKRYGLPDQFMQAVAEVRMPNDNVVASRKWQEFGVRYGEFDEIGQAVQEELMAAYPQSRIDALSDAAKNPETAEANVIKREKIKLTLEDLDHEDWKVRYQKLEQSEDPTVEDIPVLTKALADEKPSIRRLATVYLGMIEDPAVLPSLYIALKDKTVTVRRTAGDCLSDLGFAEAMDAMISALDDKSKLVRWRAAMFLYEVGDERALEALKANEEDPEFEVSLQIKMAIERIELGEEAKGSVWKQMTEARKQD from the coding sequence ATGAAAATTTTGGCGATTGAACCAACTCCTAGTCCAAATACGATGAAAATCAATTTGAATGAAGAGCTGCCAATGGGAAAAAGCAATAACTATAAAAAAGAAAATGCAGAACATGCACCACAAGTGATTCAAGATATTTTGTCTATTGAGGGGATTAGAGGGGTGTATCATGTAGCTGATTTCCTAGCAGTTGAACGAAATGCAAAGTATGACTGGAAGGAACTTCTTTCTAAAGTACGCAATGCATTTGGTGAAGAGGCAGACAGCACAGAAAATGGTCAGGAAATAAATGATCACTTTGGAGAAATAAAAGTGCTAGTGCAAATGTATAAAGGAATTCCAATGCAAATAAAGCTAACAGATGGAGCAGAAGAAAAGCGTTACGGTTTGCCAGACCAATTTATGCAGGCTGTAGCTGAGGTTAGAATGCCGAATGATAATGTTGTTGCCAGCAGAAAGTGGCAAGAGTTTGGCGTCAGATACGGTGAATTTGATGAAATAGGACAAGCTGTGCAAGAGGAATTAATGGCTGCCTATCCACAAAGCAGAATCGACGCTCTTAGTGATGCGGCGAAAAATCCAGAAACAGCAGAAGCAAACGTAATAAAAAGGGAAAAAATAAAGCTGACACTTGAAGACTTGGATCATGAAGATTGGAAAGTAAGATATCAAAAGCTAGAGCAAAGTGAAGATCCAACTGTAGAGGATATCCCTGTTTTAACGAAGGCCCTTGCTGATGAAAAACCATCGATTCGCAGGCTGGCAACCGTATATTTAGGGATGATAGAGGACCCTGCGGTCTTGCCGTCCTTATACATTGCATTAAAGGATAAGACGGTGACAGTAAGACGTACTGCAGGTGATTGCCTTTCTGACTTAGGTTTTGCTGAGGCAATGGACGCAATGATTTCAGCACTTGACGATAAAAGCAAGCTAGTTAGGTGGCGCGCAGCAATGTTCTTATATGAAGTAGGGGATGAAAGGGCGCTTGAAGCATTAAAAGCCAATGAGGAAGATCCAGAATTTGAGGTAAGCCTGCAAATTAAAATGGCAATTGAAAGAATTGAGCTAGGAGAAGAGGCTAAGGGCTCTGTTTGGAAACAGATGACAGAAGCACGTAAGCAGGATTGA
- a CDS encoding YrhK family protein, with the protein MKKHIDEDNNLHISFGSLAIILKDKYQLVYTINDILIGLLFLLGTIFNMLLEWKVLGAVMYICGSVLLLIRPAIRICRLLGVRRLNKEKTWR; encoded by the coding sequence TTGAAAAAACATATAGATGAAGACAATAATCTCCATATTTCTTTCGGTTCTTTAGCGATTATTCTTAAGGATAAATATCAGCTGGTTTATACAATTAATGATATTCTGATAGGTCTATTATTCTTATTAGGAACCATTTTTAACATGCTGCTTGAGTGGAAGGTGTTAGGCGCTGTTATGTATATTTGCGGAAGTGTCCTTCTGCTTATTCGCCCAGCTATTCGGATATGCCGCCTGCTTGGTGTGAGAAGGCTGAATAAAGAAAAAACGTGGCGCTAA
- a CDS encoding BrxA/BrxB family bacilliredoxin: MSMAYEEYMKQMVKPMRAELVNAGFEELTSEEAVEEFISKSEGTSLVVVNSVCGCAAGLARPAATQAVLQAEKKPDHLVTVFAGQDKEATARMREFFGDIEPSSPSMALIKDNQVVHFIPRYDIEGNSMEAIMENLMSAFEQNC, from the coding sequence ATGTCAATGGCATACGAAGAATATATGAAGCAAATGGTTAAGCCAATGCGAGCAGAGCTAGTTAATGCAGGCTTTGAGGAGCTGACTTCTGAAGAGGCAGTAGAAGAGTTTATTAGCAAAAGTGAAGGGACATCATTAGTTGTTGTTAATTCTGTGTGCGGATGTGCAGCAGGACTTGCAAGACCTGCTGCAACACAGGCTGTTTTGCAGGCGGAGAAAAAACCTGACCATCTTGTAACAGTATTCGCAGGACAAGACAAAGAAGCAACGGCTAGAATGAGAGAATTTTTTGGAGATATCGAGCCATCATCTCCTTCTATGGCTTTAATTAAAGACAACCAAGTCGTTCATTTCATTCCTCGTTATGATATCGAAGGCAATTCAATGGAAGCGATCATGGAAAATTTAATGTCTGCATTTGAGCAAAACTGTTAA
- a CDS encoding class I SAM-dependent methyltransferase, whose translation MIVTTAGRTNEVMKQQAKDAAYLLGCKYVDRNKKTVRSLLSFYKEDVLVAGKERYELFAVNGEEPFFFHPSSAMFRVKRLQKKEYDPFIEACNLSAGKSFLDCTLGLASDSIVASYAVGDSGTVEGLEASPVIAFIVKKGLSSWQADEEDIDRAMRRIKVTAGHALDELKKRQDDSVDCIYFDPMFEEQINSDGIKPLKSLAVYEGWTSEMIKEARRVAKERVVLKDHYKSSRFEDFNFKRIDRKTAKFHYGIIEL comes from the coding sequence ATGATTGTTACAACAGCAGGAAGAACAAATGAAGTGATGAAGCAGCAGGCGAAAGACGCGGCCTACCTTTTAGGATGTAAATATGTGGACAGAAATAAAAAGACAGTTCGATCACTGTTATCTTTTTATAAAGAGGATGTATTAGTAGCAGGCAAAGAAAGATACGAGCTGTTTGCCGTAAATGGAGAGGAGCCTTTTTTCTTTCATCCCAGCTCTGCAATGTTCCGTGTGAAAAGACTTCAGAAAAAAGAGTATGATCCATTTATAGAAGCATGCAATCTATCAGCAGGAAAATCCTTTCTAGACTGTACGCTTGGACTCGCATCTGATAGCATTGTCGCGAGCTACGCAGTTGGCGATAGTGGTACCGTTGAAGGCTTGGAGGCAAGCCCGGTCATTGCCTTTATCGTCAAAAAGGGACTTTCAAGCTGGCAGGCAGATGAAGAGGATATTGATAGGGCGATGAGAAGAATAAAGGTTACAGCTGGTCATGCCCTCGATGAATTAAAGAAACGGCAGGATGATAGCGTGGATTGTATTTATTTCGATCCGATGTTTGAGGAGCAAATCAATTCAGATGGAATAAAGCCATTAAAGAGCCTCGCTGTTTATGAGGGATGGACGAGTGAGATGATAAAGGAAGCACGCCGTGTTGCAAAGGAAAGAGTTGTCCTAAAGGATCACTATAAAAGCAGCAGGTTTGAAGATTTTAATTTTAAGCGCATCGACCGAAAAACAGCAAAATTTCACTATGGTATTATTGAATTATAG
- a CDS encoding YpjP family protein, with the protein MPNWIRKSLVVFVSILTFGLITPSPSSFYNSGNGDEKKPADERQLPVSTELSLEPVAVLDERSEREKVVGKLMEEAEVQSYTKFGSRIKPVIEDEFKLAILPNIEKAINDVTSSFPDEDLSQLTISEMPSPGTSERIFHILKDDQDVIRFHVRRDRPPQEGYWFNFHYHTFQDNFQNHYALGNIYWDKNMPPRWMS; encoded by the coding sequence ATGCCTAATTGGATTCGAAAAAGTCTTGTTGTCTTTGTGTCAATTTTAACATTTGGACTGATTACTCCTTCCCCTTCCTCCTTTTACAATTCTGGGAATGGGGACGAAAAGAAGCCTGCAGATGAGAGGCAGCTCCCAGTATCGACAGAATTGTCGCTTGAGCCTGTCGCAGTTCTTGATGAACGATCGGAAAGAGAAAAGGTCGTGGGCAAGCTGATGGAAGAAGCTGAAGTGCAAAGCTATACGAAATTCGGAAGCAGAATTAAACCAGTCATTGAAGATGAATTTAAACTGGCAATTTTGCCGAATATAGAAAAAGCGATAAACGATGTGACAAGCAGCTTCCCTGATGAAGATTTGAGCCAGCTGACCATAAGTGAAATGCCAAGCCCTGGGACGAGCGAACGGATTTTTCACATTTTGAAAGACGATCAAGATGTGATTCGCTTTCATGTGAGAAGGGATCGCCCCCCACAAGAAGGCTATTGGTTCAATTTTCATTATCACACGTTTCAGGATAACTTCCAAAATCATTATGCACTAGGCAACATCTATTGGGATAAGAATATGCCGCCAAGATGGATGAGCTAA
- a CDS encoding TerD family protein — MAISLSKGQKVDLTKGNPGLTKVVVGLGWDVNKYDGGNDFDLDTSVFLLAENGKVASDADFVFYNNTTGGNGSVVHSGDNRTGDGDGDDESVIIDLQGVPASVQKIAFTITIHEGDARNQNFGQVSNSYVRILNEQNNEELIRYDLGEDFSIETALVVGELYRHNGEWKFSATGSGYQGGLAALATDFGLQVG; from the coding sequence ATGGCAATTAGTTTATCAAAAGGACAAAAAGTGGATTTGACAAAAGGAAACCCAGGATTAACAAAAGTGGTTGTTGGTTTAGGATGGGACGTTAATAAATACGATGGCGGTAACGATTTCGACTTAGATACATCTGTATTTTTGTTAGCGGAAAATGGAAAAGTAGCTTCTGACGCTGACTTTGTCTTCTACAATAACACAACTGGCGGTAACGGATCTGTCGTTCACTCAGGAGATAACCGTACGGGTGATGGAGACGGTGATGACGAATCAGTTATTATCGATTTGCAAGGTGTACCTGCAAGTGTGCAAAAAATTGCCTTTACGATTACTATTCATGAAGGTGACGCAAGAAACCAAAACTTCGGACAAGTTTCTAATTCATATGTGCGCATCCTAAATGAACAAAATAATGAAGAGCTTATCCGTTATGACTTAGGAGAAGACTTCTCTATCGAAACTGCATTAGTTGTCGGAGAATTATACCGTCACAACGGCGAATGGAAATTTAGCGCTACTGGCAGCGGCTATCAAGGCGGCTTGGCAGCGTTAGCGACTGATTTCGGACTACAAGTAGGCTGA
- a CDS encoding TerC family protein, whose protein sequence is MGIIESIIHTYSQFFNWEMWGQVLTDPVSWGYIGTLVILEGLLSADNALVLAVMVKHLPPEKRKKALFYGLLGAYIFRFIAIGIGVFLIKLWWVKVLGAAYLAYLAIKYFIDKRKEKNALEGDGEEESHGINQNGLLIRLFGTFWGTVIAVEMMDIAFSVDSVLAAFGVSNQVWVLLVGGMLGVLMMRGVAGVFLKLIDRVPELEGTAYILILIISVKMLLGVVGVHVHHYVFFGILVIAFAATFVVHNRNKKKAEQGEA, encoded by the coding sequence ATGGGAATTATTGAAAGCATTATCCATACATACTCTCAGTTTTTTAATTGGGAAATGTGGGGTCAGGTACTAACAGATCCAGTAAGCTGGGGATATATCGGAACACTTGTTATTCTTGAAGGGTTATTATCAGCAGACAACGCACTTGTGCTTGCTGTTATGGTAAAGCATCTTCCGCCGGAAAAACGAAAAAAAGCACTTTTCTATGGTTTGCTTGGCGCATACATCTTCCGTTTCATTGCAATCGGAATCGGTGTATTCCTTATTAAATTATGGTGGGTTAAAGTGCTTGGTGCAGCGTACTTGGCATATTTGGCAATCAAGTACTTCATTGATAAACGCAAGGAGAAGAATGCATTAGAAGGAGATGGCGAAGAAGAATCACATGGTATTAACCAAAATGGTCTTTTAATTCGTCTTTTCGGAACATTCTGGGGTACAGTTATCGCAGTTGAAATGATGGATATTGCTTTTTCTGTAGACAGTGTTCTTGCGGCATTCGGTGTCAGCAACCAGGTTTGGGTACTGCTTGTCGGCGGTATGCTTGGAGTCTTGATGATGCGCGGTGTTGCAGGTGTATTCTTGAAGCTTATTGATCGTGTACCAGAATTGGAAGGCACAGCATACATTTTGATTCTGATTATTTCAGTGAAAATGCTTTTAGGTGTTGTTGGTGTTCATGTACATCACTACGTATTCTTCGGCATATTAGTTATCGCTTTTGCCGCGACATTTGTTGTTCATAACCGCAACAAGAAAAAAGCAGAGCAAGGCGAAGCATAA
- a CDS encoding HpcH/HpaI aldolase/citrate lyase family protein: protein MKLFADLNDKQREKLFYKKPEELSINSDKEILSYALASTLYMPATRPNIYHDLLIKKHSGLTSMVICLEDSIGDHEVELAEEKLKEELINIKTSIEQGVLLKAEMPMIFIRIRSVEQFLRLMDSLHECIHLLTGIVIPKFDAEVGSIILKELEAYNSIGNLLYAMPILETKRIIEKETRLEELLSIKAVLDTYKQLILNVRIGATDFCGLYGIRRNTDTTVYDVTIIRDCITDIINVFLRADSPYVVSGPVWEYFSSKERMLIPQLRETPFRKRYGKAGMQMRTQLIDRHMDGLIREVLMDITNGLTGKTIIHPSHIKPVQALNVVSYEEYLDAANIIASNNGDIGVMKSSFSNKMNEIKPHFYWAQKIMLKSRVYGVFHEEFTYIDLLKQENFVTNPK from the coding sequence ATGAAATTATTTGCTGATTTAAATGATAAGCAACGAGAAAAGCTTTTTTATAAAAAACCTGAAGAGTTATCTATTAATTCAGATAAGGAAATTTTATCCTATGCACTTGCTTCCACCCTGTATATGCCTGCAACAAGACCGAATATATATCATGACCTTCTCATAAAGAAGCATTCTGGTTTAACTTCTATGGTTATATGCCTGGAGGACTCTATTGGTGATCATGAAGTGGAGCTTGCTGAAGAGAAATTAAAAGAAGAGCTTATCAACATCAAGACAAGCATCGAGCAAGGCGTTTTATTAAAAGCTGAGATGCCAATGATTTTTATTCGCATCCGTTCTGTTGAGCAGTTTTTGAGACTGATGGATTCCCTCCATGAGTGCATCCACTTATTAACAGGAATTGTCATTCCTAAATTTGATGCAGAAGTAGGAAGTATTATTTTGAAGGAATTGGAGGCATATAATAGCATAGGAAATTTGCTATATGCTATGCCAATCTTAGAGACGAAAAGAATTATAGAAAAAGAAACTAGACTAGAAGAATTGTTGTCGATTAAGGCAGTGCTCGATACATATAAGCAACTTATTTTAAATGTCAGGATTGGCGCGACTGATTTTTGTGGTTTATATGGGATAAGACGGAATACAGATACGACCGTATATGATGTGACCATTATTCGTGACTGCATCACTGATATCATTAATGTGTTTTTGCGTGCAGATAGCCCTTATGTCGTGTCAGGACCTGTATGGGAATATTTCTCTTCAAAAGAAAGAATGCTGATCCCACAGCTGCGGGAAACGCCGTTTAGGAAAAGATACGGCAAGGCTGGCATGCAGATGAGGACACAGCTAATTGACAGACATATGGACGGCTTGATAAGGGAAGTGCTAATGGATATTACTAACGGTCTAACTGGAAAAACAATCATCCACCCATCCCATATTAAGCCTGTTCAAGCATTAAACGTGGTCAGCTATGAGGAATACTTAGATGCTGCAAATATCATTGCAAGCAATAATGGAGATATAGGGGTTATGAAAAGCTCCTTTTCCAATAAGATGAACGAAATAAAGCCACATTTTTATTGGGCACAGAAAATCATGCTAAAATCTAGAGTTTATGGGGTGTTCCATGAAGAATTTACATACATTGACTTACTCAAACAAGAAAATTTCGTTACCAATCCTAAATAA
- a CDS encoding phosphoribosyltransferase family protein: MKNLHTLTYSNKKISLPILNKLKMHIEITENPFELEVQELFQMAARINKKRSFLFVSKLLGKHIPIKPQLGMWTGFALAARYEELKTGAVSSNKEVLLEAYYDNIASFRDEPIIAKEIASPIIIGFAETATALGHSFYRAFSHASFFHTTRELVDGMDSIISFEEEHSHATSHRCYIDASMLDTQREVILVDDELTTGNTAINIIRDIQAKYPRTEYTVVSILDWRSKENEAKLISLQQELGITVRCVSLLKGVFQLDGELQNIGDKQEATGISTNNVETEYISLNEFTKDSLLPFSSRTMLGERNQNPYLENTGRFGLNSSEIGWVKEAASFLAQKRIGNQTLSIGTGEFMYIPMKIASLMGDGVYYQSSTRSPIYPHNEHYYGAKTAIHFLNPEDVSIDHYLYNLMEYPYDDIFVFFERKLDEARLQPLIEKLSGTGVRKINIVYAAGGK, from the coding sequence ATGAAGAATTTACATACATTGACTTACTCAAACAAGAAAATTTCGTTACCAATCCTAAATAAATTAAAAATGCATATTGAAATTACGGAAAACCCATTTGAACTGGAGGTACAAGAACTGTTTCAAATGGCGGCGAGAATTAATAAAAAAAGATCCTTTTTATTCGTCAGCAAGCTACTAGGAAAACATATTCCTATTAAACCACAATTAGGAATGTGGACTGGCTTTGCGCTTGCTGCCAGATATGAAGAATTAAAGACTGGAGCTGTTTCTTCTAATAAAGAGGTATTGCTGGAAGCCTATTATGACAACATTGCCAGCTTTCGTGATGAACCGATTATTGCCAAGGAAATAGCAAGCCCAATTATCATCGGATTTGCAGAAACGGCAACAGCGCTTGGCCATAGTTTTTATAGGGCATTTTCTCATGCGTCCTTTTTTCATACAACAAGAGAATTAGTGGATGGCATGGACTCCATCATCTCATTTGAGGAGGAGCATTCCCACGCCACCTCACATCGCTGCTATATAGATGCCTCCATGCTTGATACACAGAGAGAGGTTATTCTCGTTGATGATGAACTGACAACAGGCAATACGGCCATAAATATCATTCGAGATATACAGGCGAAATATCCGCGCACAGAATATACAGTTGTCTCTATCCTTGATTGGCGTTCAAAGGAAAATGAAGCAAAGCTTATAAGTCTACAACAAGAGCTTGGTATAACTGTCCGCTGTGTCAGCTTATTAAAGGGTGTTTTCCAATTAGACGGTGAGCTGCAAAATATCGGTGACAAACAAGAAGCAACAGGCATATCAACAAATAATGTGGAAACAGAATATATTAGCTTGAACGAATTTACGAAGGATAGTTTGCTTCCTTTTTCCTCAAGAACGATGCTTGGCGAACGCAATCAAAACCCTTATTTAGAGAATACAGGCAGATTTGGTCTCAACTCAAGTGAAATAGGTTGGGTCAAGGAAGCGGCCTCCTTCCTTGCGCAAAAGCGCATTGGCAATCAGACACTTTCCATAGGAACCGGCGAGTTCATGTATATTCCAATGAAGATTGCATCTCTGATGGGGGATGGAGTCTACTATCAATCAAGCACGAGAAGCCCTATATATCCTCATAATGAACATTATTATGGCGCAAAAACAGCCATTCACTTCCTTAATCCGGAAGATGTTAGTATTGACCACTATTTATATAATTTAATGGAATATCCATATGATGATATATTTGTATTTTTTGAGAGGAAACTAGACGAAGCCAGGCTCCAGCCTCTAATTGAGAAGCTTTCGGGCACGGGAGTTAGAAAAATAAACATAGTGTATGCAGCGGGGGGTAAGTGA